The nucleotide sequence GGGGATTGCAGGGCTGAAGGAAGCAGCCAGGGACATGCTACCCGAGAGGAGTTCCCTGTGTCAGGACACTGATGCCTGGGCCCCATCCCCAGCAGTATCTGCCTGGACAGCTCAGTGCAGGTGGCACATCCATCCCCTCTGCGTCCCCTTGCCCGCCTGTCCAACTCTAGTGCTAGGACCATGGTGCTCCGCAGTTCCTGCCCTGGTTCCTACCTGACGCTGCAGTGGGCAGTGGTGACCACCCAGTTCTCGCTGATCAGGGAGCCGCCACAGAAATGGAAGCTGGTGTTGTCCTGCGGGGAGAGGGAGGGCGGGTGGTGACTGAGCCAGCCCACAACAGCTGTGTGCTGGGTACCCCCCAAGTCTGCCTGGCGGGAGCTGCTGGGAACCAGGGGAGGGGAACTGGGGCCAGAGCATCAAAATAAGGGGGAGCAGCTGGCTGAGACCCATCCCTGGGAAGCAGGCGCCCCTTCCTAGCAGCCAGTGCCCTCTGCCCCCTTTGCCAGGCTCTGCCAGACACagattgcagcagcagcaggcctgCCCCACCCCGCAGGGATCTCTGCCGAGCCTGTGTGCTTAGAAGGGAGCCAGGGTGTGCGATGCCCggcaggggctgggagcggcAGGAGAGAAGGGAACTCGGGGCAGGGGAAGGGTTCCCACCAGATCCTGGGTGCTGGAGCTGAGGGgctctgggagcagggctgggggaagggtccTGGCAGGTGCCCTTGGAGTGGCAGAGAGGCAAGGTCAGTTCATCCCACTATCTTGGGCAGCGCTGCCCCTGTCGGGTAACAGGCCCTTGTTCCACAGTAGAGCAGGCACcgacggggggcagggaggctgggaaTCCATCTACACACTGGAGCCAATCTAAGCAGCTAGGGACAGCCAGTGCTGCTGGGAAACGCACACAGAACGTGGAGgcgggtgctgcagggagcagctgggggcccagaTGCCAAGGTGATGGGCATGTGCAGGCCCTGTCAGATGAATCCCCAGTAGCACTGAGACACTGCCTAGCTGCCCTGGGACACCATGAAATCACATCCCCCACCTCCCCGGGTTCTCTAAGGGCCAGGCCCCTcctgcctttccccccagctttgCTCCCCACGGGGGTCCCTGCCTGGCCGAAGGGGTTGCTGGGCTCTCACCTGCAGGGAGACCTGCCAGGGCCAGGATCCAGGAACCGCCGTCTCGCCGTTCACGATTCGTGCATAACCGCTGATGACAGGTTGGATGGCAGGGAGGCCGCAGCctgcaggagggaaggagaggagttgaCCACAGCTCCTGGTGTCCAGCTGGGAGGGAGCACAGCGCTAGGGCCCAGGCTGCTCCATGGGGCACCCCAGCAGTGGGGCAGTAGCTGGGGGATCGGTCAGTGGCTGGGGGACCTTGCTACAGCCATGGGCATGCACTGCCCACTCCAGTTCACCTGGGGGCGtcccccagggccagggccagggctgtaCTGCCACCATGGGGGGGAGGATGGACTGGGGGGGCCCCGAGCGCTGTCAAGCACAGCATGGCATTGGCCGCATCCATCTGCGCCATCAGCAGTGTCTCTCCAGCCGCGGGAGTAGTGACAGGGCTGGGGCCACCGTCACCTGCGTCTTCTCGGGAGCTCCCTGTGGCAGAGAGACCCTTCCCCGGCTCTGGGCCTTCCAGCCCCTGCTGGCAGTCGAAGGaggctgggtggcacttaccatGGGCAGCGCCCAGGAAGGCgaggcagggcaggagccagAGGAAAGCCATTCTGCTTCTTACATGGGTCGTGGAGACCAAGCAGGGTCAGCAGCCCTTTTTATACTCCTGCCAGGGGCAGCTCTGGGGAGGTGGCAGCTAAGAAAGAGACAGGAGCCAGTTTTTCACCCTGCTGTCTGGGGCCATTGGGGAGATAAGCTGGGCATCCCTGAGGGGCCATGGGCAGAGTTCCAAggggcaggctggcctgggggcagggcttgggccaggagctgggaccacagcagctgctccctggAGGAGTGTGGGGAGCCAGGGAGCTGCATGGGAGCCAGAGGGCCAAGACCTGGGAGCAGAGAGCCCGTGGGAGTCTGCGACCCTCTGCCCTCAGGGGAGTGACAACCCCAGGGAGCCAGGCACCACGTCCTGCAGTGCATGATGCATGCTTCCCTTCCCCACTCAGCATCCTGCAGGCTGTGCAGAGGGGAGAACACAATGCCCAGGGCTCTGCGAAAGCTGTCCTAATGCTCAGTGGGCTGCTTCTTTGGTTTACCATCCAAATGGTGTTTTACCAGTCACCCTGTGACCCGGCCTCTCCTCGCGCACCGTGCCTTGCTGGCGGCAAGtgttacttctgggggaattctgcgccactgcgcacaCACGTAATTAATGTCCCACGCAGCCTGTTTCtttacagaaaataaattctgccggaaagttgctgcagttccgccttttgcccaccagggacCACTGTGGTGCTAGAACTGAGTAGGCGCTCCCAGGTGCCAGACTTGCAGCAGGGGCTGAATGGCAGTGGAGGCGTGGGTACAGGGGGGAGCgggcagggacacatggagatggggcagggagtgcagggacacatgggggaaggcAGGTgactgagtgggggcacagagacacatgggaaCGGGGAAAGGGGGTGCAGGTACACATGGGGATGGTAGGAGGGGATGCAGGGACagatggggaaggggtgcaggaacatatggggaaaggggcagatgtgcctgactgaatgggagaggctaggggtcagccagggtctgcatgggggaggctccctaacaatccctccctgccccccccccacccaaatctgTTTCatatttctcccacccacacccaacaaccctccaggttcactcccaggctccttcctgatcctccattacccctggctcccccaagcctttgcactgcttctgaaggGGCAGGAAATACGTTCCTGttctgtagtttaaatgaattactcaaagttacatattaatatgcctagtgaGGAATCTATttgacaaaaaacatttcctgaataaTTTTCGTTGTCTGGATTGTTCCAGgcatacttgctgacaagtattttgaaataaatcaccaaaataattgaaactggggtgattatattacattatatattatattgtgctattttgacaaataaaatatgctgaattttaaaatattgggtgcAGAATTTTCAGGCACAGAATTCCGCCAGGAGTAAAGTGTGCAGCACCCAAACCCTAACAATTCTGCAGCCAGTTCTTAGCTGGGCTTAAACCTTGCCCTGAGCTGGGGAGTCCCCTGCGCAGAGATATTTGGCTCTCCCCAACCCACAGTCAACAGACCCTTTGCACTTCTGCCCCCATCCAGAGGCTGGGTGGCTTTCCTCGGCGCCTGTTCAGCTCACCAGAGCGCCCtcagagtggggtgtggggcttTCCCTGGCCAGCCAGCACACCTGTGGCAGGTGCCAGAAGGTTTCTGATAAGCACGGGGGATGGGCAGCACCCTGACCCGGACACAAGTGGGTAATAGGCTGAGCAATAGGGCAGCAGGAGGACCCTCAGCTGCTCTTCTCAGctccagggctcctcagtgaatGCCCCGCAGTGTGCTCGGATGCTGCCGCCAGTTACCGACTCAGCTGCCAACTGATGCTTTCAAGActttccctccatctcctccctgtTCGGTCAGCTCCAGTCTGTGCATGTTCATCAGTTGCATTTGTCCTCTCCACCTTCTCTGGGTTGCCTTTGCATGGTCCACTCATGGAAGAGATCCTGGCATCACTGTggggagttctctgaaaacatccattcaatgtgcagtggccgtcaaaaaagtgaacagaatgttgggaatcatcgaGAAAGAgtgagataataagacagaaaatatcctattgcctctgtataaatccacggtacgcccacatcttgaatactgcgtgcagatgtgatcgccccatctcaaaaaaggtatattggaaggttcagaaaatgattaggggtatagaacagcttccgtatgaggagagattaataagactgggacttttcagcttagaaaagaggcgactaagggggatatgatagaggtctataaaatcatgactggtgtggagaaagtaaataaggaagtgttatttactcctcataacacaagaacaaggggccaccaaatgaaattaataggtagcaggtttaaaacaaacaaaagaaagttttttttccacacaacacgctgtcaacctctggaactccttgccagagggtgttgtgaaggccaagactataagggggttcaaaagggagctagatagattcatggaggacaggtccatcaatggctattagccaggatgggcagggatggtgtccttagcctctgtttgccagaagctgggattgggtgacgggatggatcacttgatgattacccatcctgttcattccctctggggcacctggcactggccactgtcagcagacaggatactgggctggatggacctttggtctgacccagtctggccattcttatgttcttaatcaccaagtgatccatgccctgtcggccattcccagcttctggcaaacacaggctagggacactagcCCTAATAAATCAATTCATAGgaactgactctgtgggtgctctgtgGTTGGAACACgcatggggaaaaaacagtgggtgcggaacacccactggcagccccgcatcagttccccccagcacctcccccctgCCGGCGGG is from Caretta caretta isolate rCarCar2 chromosome 12, rCarCar1.hap1, whole genome shotgun sequence and encodes:
- the LOC125620880 gene encoding chymotrypsinogen 2 → MAFLWLLPCLAFLGAAHGCGLPAIQPVISGYARIVNGETAVPGSWPWQVSLQDNTSFHFCGGSLISENWVVTTAHCSVRVTPVAPWCASRTVPGPWWGSSPGEAAPAPPPRPAFTPASPSSGPGSTRPSRPINAAARSQCDGSIKTH